From Sinorhizobium sp. RAC02, a single genomic window includes:
- a CDS encoding FAD:protein FMN transferase, producing the protein MMLTRRRLIAISAVMAALPATTTRARAGAARHWTGQALGARASIRLDHPEAEAITARVMAEIDRLENILSLYRPQSALSRLNREGHLDAPPFELLECLSLAGAVQRASGGRFDPTVQPLWALWAESAANSVRPDARAIDEARRKTGWEKVKLDAAAITLQPGMALTLNGIGQGYVADRVAVLLEAEGLTDILIDTGELRALGGRPEGGEWPVRLETVEHLTLRQRALATSAPLGTTFDQAGRDGHILDPATGMPASATWRSITVSAPSAAIADALATAACLMPDAGSIVAMIGRFEGARLDARA; encoded by the coding sequence ATGATGCTGACAAGACGCCGCCTGATCGCCATTTCCGCCGTTATGGCTGCTCTACCCGCTACTACTACCCGCGCCAGGGCGGGAGCCGCCCGGCACTGGACCGGTCAGGCTCTCGGCGCGCGCGCCTCGATCAGGCTCGACCACCCCGAGGCCGAAGCCATCACGGCCCGCGTCATGGCCGAGATCGACAGGTTGGAAAACATTCTCAGCCTCTACCGGCCGCAAAGCGCGCTTTCGCGGCTGAACCGCGAGGGTCATCTCGACGCCCCGCCCTTTGAACTGCTTGAATGCCTGTCACTTGCCGGCGCCGTGCAGCGGGCGAGCGGTGGGCGGTTCGATCCGACCGTGCAGCCGCTCTGGGCGCTCTGGGCAGAGTCCGCCGCAAATAGCGTTCGACCCGATGCGCGGGCCATCGATGAGGCGCGGCGCAAGACCGGCTGGGAAAAGGTGAAACTCGATGCCGCGGCGATCACCCTACAGCCAGGCATGGCGCTGACGCTGAACGGGATCGGTCAGGGCTATGTCGCCGACCGGGTTGCCGTGCTTCTGGAGGCTGAGGGCCTGACCGACATCCTGATCGACACCGGTGAGTTGCGTGCTCTCGGGGGACGGCCGGAGGGCGGCGAATGGCCCGTACGGCTGGAAACCGTAGAGCATCTGACATTGCGCCAGCGCGCACTGGCAACCTCCGCCCCTCTGGGCACGACCTTCGATCAGGCCGGAAGAGACGGGCATATCCTCGATCCTGCGACCGGAATGCCCGCGAGCGCGACATGGCGCTCGATCACGGTCTCTGCCCCTTCCGCCGCCATAGCCGACGCACTGGCAACAGCCGCGTGCCTGATGCCCGACGCAGGATCGATCGTCGCAATGATCGGACGTTTTGAAGGAGCGCGGCTGGATGCCAGGGCATAG
- the ehuA gene encoding ectoine/hydroxyectoine ABC transporter ATP-binding protein EhuA, whose protein sequence is MAAPIIRIDNITKRYGPLTVLDGLSMEVLPGEKLALIGPSGSGKTTILRILMTLETISGGHIEVEGDQLYHMPKNGSLVPADDRHLHRMREKIGMVFQHFNLFPHKCVLDNVTLAPMLTKGVARAAAEKRAMELLDMVGLADKAKSMPAQLSGGQKQRVAIARALALSPKIMLFDEVTSALDPELVEEVLNVMRKLAAETDMTMLLVTHEMGFAHDFADRILFFDRGKIVEEGKPDEIFRNPRQERTQTFLRKIIAAGHRV, encoded by the coding sequence ATGGCCGCACCCATCATCCGCATCGATAACATCACCAAGCGCTACGGTCCCTTGACCGTGCTCGACGGGTTGTCGATGGAGGTGCTGCCGGGCGAGAAGCTTGCGCTTATCGGCCCTTCCGGCTCCGGCAAGACGACGATCCTGCGCATTCTGATGACGCTGGAGACGATCAGCGGCGGACATATCGAGGTCGAGGGCGACCAGCTCTACCATATGCCGAAGAACGGCAGCCTCGTGCCGGCGGATGACCGCCACCTGCACCGGATGCGCGAGAAGATCGGCATGGTCTTCCAGCACTTCAATCTCTTTCCGCACAAATGCGTTCTAGACAATGTCACGCTCGCGCCGATGCTTACCAAGGGCGTCGCGCGGGCCGCGGCGGAGAAGCGGGCGATGGAGCTTCTCGACATGGTGGGCCTCGCGGATAAGGCGAAGAGCATGCCCGCGCAATTGTCCGGCGGACAGAAGCAGCGTGTTGCCATCGCCCGCGCCCTCGCGCTCTCGCCGAAGATCATGCTGTTCGACGAAGTCACCTCGGCGCTCGACCCGGAACTGGTCGAGGAGGTGTTGAACGTCATGCGCAAGCTCGCCGCCGAGACCGACATGACGATGCTGCTCGTCACGCACGAGATGGGTTTTGCCCACGATTTTGCCGACCGCATTCTTTTCTTCGACCGCGGCAAGATCGTCGAGGAAGGCAAGCCGGACGAGATTTTCCGCAATCCCAGGCAGGAGCGCACGCAGACATTCCTGCGCAAGATCATCGCGGCAGGGCACCGCGTCTGA
- the ehuB gene encoding ectoine/hydroxyectoine ABC transporter substrate-binding protein EhuB codes for MKTRHFWTMAAGASALMAIVAATPASADDGKLAELKEQGFARVAIANEPPFTAVAADGKVSGAAPDVAREVFKRLGVADIVASISEYGAMIPGLQAGRHDVITAGLFMKPERCAAVAYSQPILCDAEAFALKKGNPLKLKSYKDIADNPDAKIGAPGGGTEEKLALEAGVPRDRVIVVPDGQSGLKMLQDGRIDVYSLPVLSINDLVSKANDPNVEVVAPVEGAPVYCDGAAFRKGEEALRDAFDVELAKLKESGEFAKLIEPYGFSAAAAMSTNRDKLCAAQ; via the coding sequence ATGAAGACCAGACATTTTTGGACCATGGCCGCGGGCGCCAGCGCGCTGATGGCAATCGTCGCCGCCACGCCGGCTTCGGCGGATGATGGCAAGCTTGCAGAGTTGAAGGAGCAGGGTTTCGCCCGCGTGGCCATCGCCAACGAGCCGCCCTTCACGGCGGTTGCTGCTGACGGCAAGGTTTCCGGCGCGGCACCGGATGTTGCGCGCGAAGTCTTCAAGCGCCTCGGCGTTGCCGACATCGTGGCGTCGATTTCGGAATATGGCGCAATGATCCCGGGCCTCCAGGCCGGCCGCCACGACGTCATCACCGCCGGCCTCTTCATGAAGCCGGAGCGTTGCGCCGCCGTCGCCTATTCTCAGCCGATCCTTTGCGACGCCGAAGCCTTCGCATTGAAGAAGGGCAACCCGCTCAAGCTGAAGAGCTACAAGGACATCGCCGACAATCCAGACGCCAAGATCGGCGCGCCGGGCGGCGGCACGGAAGAGAAGCTGGCGCTCGAAGCCGGCGTGCCGCGCGACCGCGTCATCGTGGTGCCGGATGGCCAGAGCGGCCTGAAGATGCTGCAGGACGGGCGCATCGACGTCTATTCGCTGCCGGTGCTCTCGATCAACGATCTCGTCTCCAAGGCGAACGATCCGAATGTCGAGGTCGTGGCCCCGGTTGAGGGCGCGCCGGTCTATTGCGACGGTGCGGCCTTCCGGAAGGGCGAAGAGGCACTTCGCGACGCCTTCGACGTCGAGTTGGCCAAGCTGAAGGAATCCGGCGAGTTCGCCAAGCTCATCGAGCCCTACGGCTTCTCAGCCGCAGCCGCGATGTCGACGAACCGCGATAAACTCTGCGCGGCGCAGTAA
- a CDS encoding aspartate aminotransferase family protein codes for MSDRRNELTAWDRDHFFHPSTHMGMHARGETPTRVIGGGEGVYITDTNGKTSLDAFAGLYCVNVGYGRQKIADAIAEQAKNLAYYHAYVGHGTEASITLSKMIIDRAPEGMSRVYFGLSGSDANETNIKLIWYYNNILGRPEKKKIISRWRGYHGSGVMTGSLTGLALFHNAFDLPRAPILHTEAPYFFRRPNRSMDEEQFSQYCADKLEEMILAEGPDTVAAFIGEPILGTGGIVPPPKGYWQKIQAVLDKYDILLVADEVVTGFGRLGTMFGSDHYGMKPALITIAKGLTSAYAPLSGTIVSDKMWEVLVKGSDELGAIGHGWTYSSHPICAAAGVANLELIDELGLVENAGSTGAYFRAELANAVGDHKHVGEVRGDGLMAAIEFVEDKDDRVFFDPSKKIGPQVSASLLERGVIGRAMPQGDILGFAPPLCLTREEADIVVKAAADAVKSILG; via the coding sequence ATGTCCGACAGACGCAACGAACTCACCGCCTGGGACCGCGACCACTTCTTCCACCCCTCCACCCATATGGGCATGCACGCGCGCGGCGAAACGCCGACGCGCGTCATAGGCGGCGGCGAAGGGGTCTATATTACCGACACCAACGGCAAGACGAGCCTCGATGCCTTCGCCGGCCTCTATTGCGTGAATGTCGGCTATGGTCGCCAGAAGATCGCCGATGCGATCGCCGAGCAGGCTAAAAACCTCGCCTATTATCACGCCTATGTCGGCCACGGCACGGAAGCCTCGATCACACTGTCCAAGATGATCATCGACCGCGCGCCAGAGGGCATGAGCCGCGTCTATTTCGGTCTTTCCGGCTCGGATGCCAACGAGACCAACATCAAGCTGATCTGGTACTACAACAACATTCTCGGCCGGCCGGAGAAGAAGAAGATCATCTCGCGTTGGCGCGGTTATCACGGCTCCGGCGTCATGACCGGCTCGCTGACCGGCCTTGCCCTCTTCCACAATGCCTTCGACCTGCCGCGTGCGCCGATCCTACACACCGAGGCGCCCTACTTCTTCCGCCGGCCGAATCGCTCCATGGACGAGGAACAGTTCTCGCAATACTGCGCCGACAAGCTGGAGGAGATGATCCTCGCCGAAGGTCCGGACACGGTTGCCGCCTTCATCGGCGAGCCGATCCTCGGCACCGGCGGCATCGTGCCGCCGCCGAAGGGTTATTGGCAGAAAATCCAGGCCGTGCTCGACAAATACGACATCCTGCTCGTCGCCGACGAGGTCGTCACCGGCTTTGGCCGTCTCGGCACGATGTTCGGCTCCGACCACTACGGCATGAAGCCGGCCCTCATCACCATCGCCAAGGGCCTCACCTCGGCCTACGCGCCGCTCTCCGGCACCATCGTCTCGGACAAGATGTGGGAAGTCCTGGTCAAGGGCTCGGATGAACTCGGCGCCATCGGCCATGGCTGGACCTACTCCTCGCACCCGATCTGCGCTGCTGCCGGCGTTGCCAATCTGGAACTCATCGACGAACTCGGCCTCGTCGAAAACGCCGGCTCTACCGGCGCTTACTTCCGCGCGGAACTGGCAAACGCCGTCGGCGATCACAAGCATGTCGGCGAAGTGCGTGGCGATGGCCTGATGGCGGCGATTGAATTCGTCGAGGACAAGGACGACCGCGTCTTCTTCGATCCGTCGAAAAAGATCGGCCCACAGGTTTCCGCCTCCCTTCTGGAACGCGGCGTGATCGGCCGTGCCATGCCGCAGGGCGATATCCTGGGCTTTGCGCCGCCGCTGTGCCTGACGCGGGAGGAAGCGGATATCGTCGTGAAGGCTGCGGCCGATGCCGTAAAGTCCATTCTCGGCTGA
- a CDS encoding PLP-dependent aminotransferase family protein: protein MSIELNLSTVEIMTSWRPDISQLRRPAYLSLAEQIARAIQEGLLPNGTRLLPHRKLADDLKLSVQTVSRAYDELIRRGLISGEVGRGSFVQTRPKEPEPPYLPERLGELVDLSILKPVCEQLHLERMREAFGWLAENLPSSSALSFRPNMVFPRHRAVAAEWLARCGLEISPLNINLTNGATSGMTVALMSVAPPGATVATEAISHHTLVPLSTYLGLHLEGLPIDHDGMIPEALDDACRKGVIRAVFLQPSVINPTATLMSAERRQALVDVARRHDIAIIENDILGPLVEGRPPPLAAYAPERTLYITSFTKITVPGLRIGYLTAPDRYIAAVANRHLVSNWMATPSIAEIATRWVSDGTAMELVNWQRRALGVRHAIAEEAFAGLPYHSHPQSLHVWLPLPEGHTEEGFVSQARLRGVAIAPGSSFRTCDQHWHPAVRISLGSTTEQELRTGLGILASLASGNPEALLLAI, encoded by the coding sequence TTGTCAATTGAACTGAATTTGAGCACTGTTGAAATCATGACAAGTTGGCGTCCCGATATATCCCAATTGCGCCGGCCGGCCTATCTCTCTCTTGCCGAGCAGATCGCCCGCGCCATCCAGGAAGGGCTGCTGCCGAACGGTACACGCCTTCTGCCACACCGCAAGCTCGCCGACGACCTGAAACTCTCCGTGCAGACCGTCAGCCGCGCCTATGACGAGTTGATCCGCCGTGGCCTCATCTCCGGCGAGGTCGGCCGCGGCTCCTTCGTACAGACCCGGCCGAAGGAACCGGAGCCGCCCTACCTGCCGGAGCGGCTTGGCGAACTGGTCGATCTGTCGATCCTGAAGCCCGTCTGCGAGCAGCTTCATCTGGAGCGCATGCGCGAGGCCTTCGGCTGGCTTGCGGAAAACCTGCCGTCGAGTTCGGCGCTTTCCTTCCGGCCGAACATGGTGTTCCCGCGTCACCGCGCCGTAGCCGCCGAATGGCTGGCCCGCTGCGGCCTCGAGATTTCACCGCTCAACATCAACCTCACCAATGGCGCGACCTCGGGCATGACGGTGGCCTTGATGAGTGTGGCGCCGCCCGGCGCGACCGTCGCGACGGAAGCAATCAGCCACCACACGCTAGTGCCGCTGTCCACCTATCTGGGCCTTCATCTCGAAGGCCTGCCGATCGATCACGACGGCATGATCCCGGAGGCGCTGGACGACGCCTGCCGCAAAGGCGTGATCCGGGCGGTTTTTCTGCAGCCTTCCGTTATCAACCCCACGGCTACGCTGATGAGTGCCGAACGCCGCCAGGCGCTTGTGGATGTTGCACGACGCCACGACATCGCGATCATCGAAAACGATATTCTGGGGCCGCTGGTCGAGGGCCGGCCTCCGCCGCTTGCGGCCTATGCGCCAGAGCGCACGCTCTACATCACCAGTTTCACCAAGATCACCGTGCCGGGCCTGCGCATCGGCTACCTTACGGCCCCCGACCGCTATATCGCCGCCGTCGCCAATCGCCACCTCGTCTCCAACTGGATGGCGACGCCGTCGATTGCCGAGATCGCCACCCGCTGGGTCAGCGACGGTACGGCGATGGAGCTGGTCAACTGGCAGCGCCGGGCGCTTGGCGTTCGCCATGCCATTGCCGAAGAGGCCTTTGCCGGTCTGCCCTATCATTCCCATCCGCAGAGCCTGCATGTCTGGCTGCCGCTGCCGGAGGGGCACACCGAGGAAGGGTTCGTTTCCCAGGCCCGCCTGCGTGGCGTGGCGATTGCCCCCGGATCCTCCTTCCGCACCTGCGATCAGCACTGGCACCCGGCCGTTCGCATCTCGCTGGGCTCAACGACCGAGCAGGAACTTCGCACCGGCCTCGGCATTCTGGCTTCACTGGCCAGCGGAAATCCGGAAGCCTTGCTGCTCGCGATTTGA
- the ehuC gene encoding ectoine/hydroxyectoine ABC transporter permease subunit EhuC, protein MTDWSGYIGLILQGALVTLQLTVMGSVLAVIMAFLAGLGRVSRFMAVRVLATTYIEFFRGTSIFVQLFWVYFVLPFAGVTLSPLQAGVLALGLNVGAYGAEVVRGAVKAIGREQREACIALNLTRGQAMRHIILPQALPLMLPTFCNNAIELLKGTAVVSLISLTDMTFQAQVVRAQTGSTLIPFATILVLYFLMALAISTSMRWLERRVTRGLDGVRT, encoded by the coding sequence ATGACCGACTGGTCCGGCTATATAGGGCTGATCCTGCAAGGCGCGCTGGTGACGCTTCAGCTCACCGTCATGGGCTCGGTGCTTGCCGTCATCATGGCGTTCCTTGCTGGGCTCGGCCGCGTCAGTCGCTTCATGGCGGTGCGCGTGCTCGCCACCACCTATATCGAGTTCTTCCGCGGCACCTCGATCTTCGTCCAGTTGTTCTGGGTCTATTTCGTGCTGCCCTTTGCCGGTGTCACGCTCTCGCCGCTCCAGGCCGGTGTGCTGGCGCTTGGCTTGAACGTCGGCGCCTACGGCGCGGAGGTCGTGCGCGGCGCTGTCAAGGCGATCGGCCGCGAACAGCGCGAGGCCTGCATAGCCCTCAACCTGACGCGCGGCCAGGCCATGCGCCATATCATCCTGCCGCAGGCCCTGCCGCTGATGCTGCCGACCTTCTGCAACAATGCGATCGAGCTTCTGAAGGGTACGGCCGTCGTCTCGCTGATCTCGCTTACAGACATGACATTTCAGGCGCAGGTTGTGCGCGCGCAGACCGGCAGCACGCTGATCCCCTTCGCGACGATCCTCGTGCTCTATTTCCTGATGGCGCTGGCGATTTCCACCAGCATGCGTTGGCTGGAACGGCGCGTCACCCGCGGCCTTGATGGCGTGAGGACCTGA
- a CDS encoding Lrp/AsnC family transcriptional regulator gives MKLDAIDLRILEAIQENGRITKLALAEKAGLSPTPCWLRLRKLEKAGIISGYHARVAVRRVAPVASVMMEVTLANHRQADFDRFERAVATTPEIVACWSVGGGVDYILKIMAADIDAYQRLVDSLLDRELGIDRYFTYIVTKTVKEETVLPLTTLLPASE, from the coding sequence ATGAAACTCGACGCCATTGACCTGCGCATCCTGGAGGCAATCCAGGAGAACGGGCGCATCACCAAGCTGGCGCTGGCGGAGAAGGCAGGCCTTTCCCCCACCCCCTGCTGGCTGCGTCTGCGCAAGCTGGAGAAGGCAGGCATCATTTCGGGCTATCATGCGCGCGTCGCCGTGCGCCGCGTGGCGCCCGTCGCCAGCGTCATGATGGAGGTGACGCTCGCCAACCATCGCCAGGCGGATTTCGACCGTTTCGAACGGGCGGTGGCGACGACGCCGGAGATCGTCGCCTGCTGGTCGGTCGGCGGCGGCGTCGATTATATCCTGAAGATCATGGCGGCGGATATCGACGCCTACCAGCGCCTCGTCGACAGCCTGCTCGACCGCGAACTCGGCATCGATCGTTACTTCACCTACATCGTCACCAAGACGGTGAAGGAGGAAACCGTCCTGCCGCTAACGACGCTGCTTCCCGCCTCCGAATGA
- a CDS encoding NAD-dependent succinate-semialdehyde dehydrogenase, whose protein sequence is MTAVFARTTFHDALARLADPHLLRELSYVGGRWVAGRDGNSFSVTDPASGAPLAWVASLDAEQTTDAVSAAATAFPDWRDLLPQQRATILRKWHGLILEAREDLALLMTLEQGKPLAESRGEIDYAASFIEWYAEEGKRLNAESVTSHLPGAEMIVRREALGVVGIVTPWNFPCAMITRKAAAALAAGCTVVAHPSSETPLSALALAELGERAGIPAGVFNVVTGDAATIVGRMNADARIRAMSFTGSTEIGKLIAGQCAPTMKRLVMELGGHAPLIVFADADIDKAADIAINAKFATSGQDCLAANRIYVERPVLAAFTKAFKARIKALKVGGGLEADVEIGPLMHERAIAKVEEQVADALKHGATLLTGGKRHKAGPLFYEPTLLTDVSDDTLIMREETFGPVAAVTVFDSEVEVVKRANDTEYGLVAYVVTENGARQMRLARALEYGMVAVNRVKITGGPIPFGGWKQSGLGREGSRHGMEAFTELKYLCIDTAA, encoded by the coding sequence ATGACTGCCGTATTTGCCCGGACGACATTCCACGACGCGCTTGCCCGCCTCGCCGACCCGCACCTGTTGCGCGAACTTTCCTATGTCGGCGGCCGCTGGGTGGCCGGCCGCGACGGCAACAGTTTTAGCGTGACCGACCCTGCCTCCGGCGCACCGCTCGCCTGGGTCGCATCCCTCGATGCGGAGCAGACGACGGACGCCGTTTCTGCCGCCGCCACTGCCTTTCCGGACTGGCGGGATCTGCTGCCGCAACAGCGCGCAACCATCCTTCGCAAATGGCACGGGCTGATCCTCGAAGCGCGCGAAGACCTCGCGCTGCTGATGACGCTCGAACAGGGCAAACCACTCGCCGAATCCCGCGGCGAGATCGACTATGCCGCCTCCTTCATCGAGTGGTATGCCGAGGAGGGCAAACGCCTTAACGCCGAAAGCGTGACCAGTCACCTGCCCGGCGCCGAGATGATCGTGCGCCGCGAGGCGCTCGGCGTCGTCGGCATCGTCACGCCGTGGAACTTCCCCTGCGCCATGATCACCCGCAAGGCTGCGGCGGCGCTTGCAGCCGGCTGCACGGTGGTCGCGCATCCCTCCAGCGAAACGCCGCTCTCGGCACTGGCGCTGGCCGAACTCGGCGAGCGGGCCGGCATCCCGGCCGGCGTCTTCAACGTGGTGACGGGCGACGCCGCAACCATCGTCGGCCGCATGAACGCCGATGCACGCATCCGGGCGATGAGCTTCACTGGCTCAACGGAGATCGGCAAGCTGATTGCCGGCCAGTGTGCGCCCACCATGAAGCGGCTGGTGATGGAACTCGGCGGCCACGCGCCGCTGATCGTTTTTGCCGATGCCGATATCGACAAGGCCGCCGACATTGCGATCAACGCCAAGTTCGCCACCTCCGGCCAGGACTGCCTCGCCGCCAACCGTATCTATGTTGAGCGCCCCGTGCTTGCCGCCTTCACAAAAGCCTTCAAGGCGCGCATCAAGGCCCTGAAAGTCGGCGGCGGACTTGAAGCGGATGTCGAGATCGGCCCGCTGATGCACGAGCGGGCGATTGCCAAGGTTGAGGAACAGGTCGCCGACGCTCTGAAGCACGGCGCGACGCTGCTGACCGGCGGCAAACGTCACAAGGCGGGTCCACTGTTCTATGAGCCGACACTGCTGACGGATGTCTCCGACGATACGCTGATCATGCGCGAAGAAACCTTCGGCCCGGTCGCTGCCGTCACTGTTTTCGACAGCGAGGTAGAGGTCGTCAAGCGTGCCAATGACACCGAATACGGTCTCGTCGCCTATGTGGTCACCGAAAACGGCGCCCGCCAGATGCGCCTTGCCCGCGCGCTGGAATACGGCATGGTGGCGGTCAACCGCGTCAAGATCACCGGCGGGCCGATCCCCTTTGGCGGCTGGAAACAGTCGGGCCTCGGCCGCGAGGGTTCACGCCACGGCATGGAGGCCTTTACCGAACTCAAATATCTCTGCATCGACACGGCCGCCTGA
- a CDS encoding ArgE/DapE family deacylase, translating into MTSANDRILHAVDLHFDDQVRFLETLVRFKSLRNEESAAQDFIEAALKQRGFTVSRFRTDASKIGQHPAFSPATVDYDASWNVVGSKPAGSGGGRSLAFNSHIDIVPAGSSQRWTSPPFEPVRDGDWLYGRGAGDMKAGLVASIFALDAIAAAGLSLRGDVQIQSVVEEEITGNGAATAFALGFTADAIVSPEPTDEQLVRANAGVLKFRLETKGRPAHPREPESGQSAIDLMIRLIGHLRTLEQQWIAERQDKRWFKDLANPVALTIGTIAGGDWIASIPSDCIAEGRIGFYPGESPKTRAAEFEAFVERVQAEDPVFAGGQHVTLTWAGVMHAGYELPEDTAAEASLRSAHATTHAGEDLNAYVMACYLDAAVFSVHGNIPSLVYGPIAENIHGIDERVSLASLRRVTKTLALFAADWCGVSTIRPRTLFPSSTSFARPTGPRRPTRRSSRTRPFWRMAMTGCRPRPGNISPDARSRDWAEARSALRAGWLPA; encoded by the coding sequence ATGACATCCGCGAACGACCGTATCCTCCACGCCGTCGATCTGCATTTCGACGATCAGGTCCGTTTTCTCGAAACCCTGGTGCGGTTCAAGTCCTTGCGCAACGAGGAATCGGCGGCCCAGGACTTCATCGAGGCAGCGCTGAAGCAGCGCGGTTTCACCGTCAGCCGTTTCCGCACCGACGCCTCGAAAATCGGCCAGCACCCGGCCTTTTCACCTGCCACGGTGGATTACGACGCGAGTTGGAACGTCGTCGGCAGCAAACCCGCAGGGAGCGGCGGCGGACGGTCCCTCGCCTTCAATTCCCATATCGATATCGTTCCTGCCGGAAGCAGCCAGCGCTGGACCTCCCCACCCTTCGAACCCGTTCGCGATGGCGACTGGCTTTACGGCCGTGGAGCCGGCGACATGAAAGCCGGCCTCGTCGCCTCGATCTTCGCGCTCGACGCGATCGCCGCAGCCGGCCTGTCGCTGCGCGGTGATGTTCAGATACAGTCGGTCGTGGAAGAGGAAATCACCGGTAACGGTGCTGCAACGGCGTTTGCCCTTGGTTTTACCGCCGACGCGATCGTCAGCCCCGAGCCGACCGACGAGCAGCTCGTGCGCGCCAATGCCGGCGTGCTGAAATTCAGGCTGGAAACGAAGGGCCGCCCGGCCCATCCGCGCGAGCCGGAATCCGGCCAGAGCGCTATCGACCTCATGATCCGCCTGATTGGTCACCTCAGGACCCTGGAGCAGCAATGGATCGCAGAGCGGCAAGACAAGCGCTGGTTCAAGGACCTTGCAAATCCCGTTGCGCTGACGATCGGCACCATCGCCGGCGGCGACTGGATCGCCTCGATCCCCAGCGACTGCATCGCCGAAGGCCGGATCGGCTTCTACCCCGGCGAGAGCCCGAAAACCCGCGCGGCCGAATTCGAGGCCTTCGTGGAGCGGGTGCAGGCCGAGGACCCCGTCTTTGCCGGCGGGCAGCATGTGACGCTCACCTGGGCCGGCGTGATGCATGCCGGCTACGAACTGCCTGAAGACACCGCCGCCGAGGCGAGCCTGCGCAGCGCCCATGCCACCACCCATGCGGGCGAGGATTTGAACGCCTATGTCATGGCCTGCTATCTCGATGCCGCCGTGTTCTCGGTGCACGGCAACATCCCCTCGCTGGTCTACGGCCCCATTGCCGAAAACATCCACGGCATCGACGAACGCGTCAGCCTTGCCTCCTTGCGGCGCGTCACAAAGACACTCGCGCTCTTCGCCGCAGATTGGTGCGGGGTATCGACGATACGGCCTCGAACCTTGTTTCCGTCATCCACTTCCTTCGCGAGGCCTACGGGGCCGAGGAGGCCGACGAGAAGGTCATCCCGAACCCGGCCTTTCTGGCGAATGGCCATGACGGGCTGTCGCCCAAGACCCGGAAATATTTCACCGGACGCACGTTCAAGGGATTGGGCGGAAGCGCGGTCAGCCTTGCGGGCGGGCTGGCTTCCGGCGTAA
- the ehuD gene encoding ectoine/hydroxyectoine ABC transporter permease subunit EhuD, with protein MEWDWKFVWEIMPTLLEGLKITILATVLGATVAAVIGLVFAILRMTAPKPIAKVTGFIVEFIRGTPLLVQLYFIFFVLPDIGIRLPALLAGVIGLGLHYGTYAAEVYRAGIENVPRGQWEAAKATNLSSRQTWIHVILPQAIPPMIPALANYLIAMFKETPLLSAITVLELMNQAKSVANSSYRYIEPMTMVGVFFLIMSLISVVFLRWLEERYARVEER; from the coding sequence ATGGAATGGGACTGGAAATTCGTCTGGGAAATCATGCCGACCCTCCTCGAAGGGTTGAAGATCACCATTCTCGCGACCGTGCTTGGCGCGACGGTCGCTGCGGTCATCGGCCTCGTCTTTGCGATCCTGCGCATGACCGCACCAAAGCCGATCGCCAAGGTCACCGGCTTCATCGTCGAGTTCATTCGCGGCACGCCGCTGCTCGTGCAGCTTTATTTCATCTTCTTCGTGCTGCCGGATATCGGCATCCGCCTGCCGGCGCTGCTCGCCGGTGTCATCGGCCTTGGCCTGCACTACGGTACCTATGCGGCGGAAGTCTACCGCGCCGGCATCGAGAACGTGCCGCGCGGCCAGTGGGAGGCGGCGAAGGCGACGAACCTCTCCAGCCGGCAGACCTGGATCCACGTTATCCTGCCGCAGGCGATCCCGCCGATGATCCCGGCGCTCGCCAACTATCTGATCGCCATGTTCAAGGAGACGCCGCTGCTCTCCGCCATCACGGTGCTCGAACTGATGAACCAGGCGAAAAGCGTCGCCAACAGCAGCTACCGCTATATCGAGCCGATGACGATGGTGGGTGTCTTCTTCCTGATCATGAGCCTGATCTCCGTCGTCTTCCTGCGCTGGCTGGAAGAGCGCTATGCCCGTGTGGAGGAACGCTGA